The Maritimibacter sp. DP1N21-5 DNA window ACTCCCAGAAATTTGCAAAGAAGGCCATTAAGGCAGGGCCGCTCGCGGAACCGGATAGGGGGCAACTGTGGCAAGGACCGGGCGCTCACTTGTTCATCCTTCGGAAAGGATGTGACGAAGGAGCCGAAACGGCGTGGGTGACCCGGTCAGGCGTCGCGCCATGTGCCGGGCGCGATCCCCTCAAGCGTCCAGTCGCCCACCCGCCAGCGCACCAGACGCAGGGTCGGAAATCCGGCCGCCGCGGTCATGCGCCGGACCTGCCGGTTGCGTCCCTCGGTGATGGTAATCTCGATCCAGCGGTCGGGCACGGACTTGCGAAACCGAACCGGTGGGTCGCGCTCCCAAAGCGGGGGCGGGTCGATCAGGCGCACCACGGCGGGGCGCGTGGGTCCGTCCTTGAGCATGAGCCCCCGGCGCAGGGGATCGAGGTCGGCATTTGTTGGATCGCCCTCGATCTGGGCGAGATAGGTCTTGGCCGTCTTGTTGCGCGGGTCGGCGATCCGCGCTTGCAGACGCCCGTCGTCGGTGAGGACCAGAAGCCCCTCGCTGTCACGGTCCAGACGCCCGGCGGGATAGACTCGCGGCACGTCGATGAAGGCTGACAGCGTCGGACGGGGCGAGGGGCTCTTCTCGTCCGTGAACTGCGACAGCACATCGAATGGTTTGTTGAACAGAATGACACGCGACATGTTGCGTTCTTACACGCGTTTCGGCGAGATTTAGCCCCAGCCTGAAAAAAATTTTCCCAAAGAAAAATTCGGTCTTGATCTGAATCAATTTTCGCCCGATATGCGCACTCAAGACGCCAACGCACGCGCCTCTGGCCACGACCGGCAGACCGAAGACGGTTCGCCCTAATTCGGATCGGCACGCGTTTATGCAGCGACGGTAACGTCTCCCTTGGAACCTTGGGGTTTTACCCCTGTCTGTCGGAGATTGACATGACCTACGTTGCACAAGGCGCCTTCGCGCCCGTTTCTCGTCTCGACTCGGCCGTGGCCGACATGATCGTCGACAAACCGACCCTGGTGCTCGACATCGACCGCGTGGAATTCCAGTATCACCAGCTCGCTCAGGGTCTCGGCGAAGCCCACATCCACTATGCCGTGAAGGCGAACCCGACCCGTGAGATCATCGAGCGTCTGGTCAACATCGGCTCGCACTTCGACGCCGCCTCGCGCGCCGAGATCGAGCTGTGCCTGTCGCAGGGCGCCGCGCCCGAGCACATTTCCTTCGGCAATACCGTGAAGAAACCCGCCGACATCGCCTTCGCGCATCACGCCGGCGTCGACATCTTCGCGGCCGACGCGGTCGAAGAGCTTGAGAAGATTGCCGAAAACGCCCCGGGCGCGCAGGTCTACATCCGTGTGCTCGTCGAAAACTCCGAAGCCGACTGGCCGCTGTCGCGCAAGTTCGGCTGCCGTTCGGACATGGTCAACGACCTGATGGCGCGCGCTGTCGAGCTTGGCCTGCGCCCCGTTGGCCTGTCGTTCCACGTCGGCTCGCAAACCCGCCGGGCCGACATGTGGACCGGCGTGCTCGACGCTGTGGCCGAGATCTGGAAATCGGCCCGTGAGGCGGGCTTCGACCTCGACCTTCTCAACATCGGTGGCGGCTTCCCCGCCTTCTATGGCGAGCAGATCGACGGACCGATGACCTACGCCGCCCGCGTGATGGAGCTGGTCCGTGCCCGCTTCGGCAAGGTTGCCCGCGTCATGGCAGAACCCGGTCGCGGCCTCGTCGCCGAATCCGGCGCGATCATCGCGGAAGTGCTGCTCGTGTCGAAGAAATCCGACAGCGACACGCACCGCTGGGTCTATCTCGACATCGGCCGTTTCTCGGGCCTTGCCGAGACCGAAGGCGAAGCTATCCGTTACCAGTTCGTCACCGCCCGTGACGGCGACGAGTTCGGCCCCTGCGTTATGGCCGGCCCGTCCTGCGACTCCGCCGACGTGCTCTACGAGAAGCGTCCGGTCATGCTGCCGACTACGCTGAAGTCGGGCGACCGCATCGTGATCCGCAACTGCGGCGCCTACACGTCGTCCTACTCTTCGGTCGGCTTCAACGGCTTCCCGCCCCTCGACGTGGTCGTTCTCTGACGGCCACGTGCGACGTTAAACCGCTGTCTCGGTGCGCTGACCTGACGTAAGTTCAGGAAAACGCGAACTGGGACAGACAATGACGCTTCAAGATCACAAGCTGCGCTATGCGCTGGCCAATGAATTGCATGCACGGCCCTTCCCGACGCTGGAAGCGCCGTGCTTTGCTGTCTACCTGGCGATCAAACGCCCCGAGGATGCGGCGGCGCGCGACCGGGCGGCGGATGTGGCGCATCTGGTCGAACTGCTCGACCGTTACGGCACTGCGCATCCGAAACCCGGCGCCAACCACTACTCCGGCGAGATTGGGAAATACCGCCTGAAGTGGGAAAGCCATACGGAATTCGTGACTTACACGATCTTTGGCGAGGGACTGGGGGACAAGCCCTTCGACCCGTCCATGTTCGATGTCTTTCCTGAAGATTGGCTCGGGCGCGCGCCGGGTGTTCGGGTGACTTCGGCCCTGATCCGGGTAGAGACCATGCCGGACGAGAGGGAGCTTCGCGAAAAGGTCGACAAGTGGTTCGTGCCGGAAAGCGTGGCGGCGACCTATGTTCTGGACCGGGCCGGGATCATCGCAGGGGATTTCCGCATCGACGAAGGCGGGCACCTGCGCTTTGCCTTCTTTGCCGGGCCCGAGTGCAGCGCCCGGCGCATCGGCCGGGTCGTGCAGCGGATCTGCGAGATCGAGACCTACAAACAGATGTCGATGCTGGGGCTGGCGCGGGCGCGTCTCTTGCAGGGGCGGCTGGGCGCGATCGGGGATCGCCTGTCAGGGCTCGTCGCCGGCATGGGGGCCGAAGACGGCGCGGCGGAACCTCGGTTGCAGGAGCTTTTGCAGATCTCGGCGGAGCTCGAGCGGCTGAATGCCGAAAGCAGTTTCCGCTTTGGCGCCACGGCGGCCTATGAGGCGATCGTGGGTCAACGTGTCGAGGTGCTGCGCGAAGAGCGCTGGGACGGGCGGCAGACCTTCACCGAGTTCATGACCCGCCGATATGATCCGGCGATGCGAACCGTGAAGGCGGTCGAACGGCAACTGGCCGACATCGCGGAACGGGCGATCCGGGCCGGGGACCTTCTGCGCACCAAGGTAGACGTGGAACGCTCGGCACAGAACCAGAAGCTTCTGGAAAGCATGGACCGGCGCGCGGACTTGCAGCTTCGCCTACAGGAAACGGTCGAGGGCCTGTCGGTGGTGGCGATCAGCTACTACGCGGTCAGCCTGCTGGGCTATCTGACCGCGCCCGTCGCTGCGGCGCTCCATGTGGACAAGGTGCTCTGGACGGCGGGGCTGGTGGTGCCCGTCGTGCTCGTCGTCTGGCTGTCCGGGCGGGCCGTGCGCAAGCAGTTGATGCACAAGTAGCCTGGACGGATGCGGAGCCGGGTTATTCCGCCGGAACCGCCGCGCCCCGCGCCGATCCGGTGAGAACCGCCTGTGTCGCGAGCGCCCCGCCCGCGATGGCGAAGAGGGTCAGGAGAGCGGCGACCGACAGGGTCGGGATGCCCGCGAGCCCCGCGCCGATGGTGCAGCCCCCGGCGACCACGCCGCCTAGCCCCATCAGGACCGCGCCCGCCGCGTAACGCCCGGTTTCACGGGGCGAGGTGAAGCTTTGCCAGCGGAAGCTGCGACCGGCGAGCGAGGCGACGAGCGCCCCCGCGAGCGTGCCGCCGATCAGGCCCACGCCGAAGTTCGCGGGGATGGCGGAAGAGGCGATGGTGAAGAACAACCCGTCGGCCCAGGGCGCGGTGAAGGAGAGGCCGTCGAGAGCGATGGGGTCAAAGTCGTCGTAGAGCACGAAGCCGGTTCCGACCCATGCGGCAGGGACCTGGAGGCCAAGCAATGCGGCCAGCGCCAGCGTGCCGATCCGATTGCCGGAGGTGAGTGCCAGCGCAAGCGCCGCTAGCGCCAGAACGGCGGTCCACAGGAGCGCGCCGCCGGGCAGGGAGGCAAGGCTCGCGCCATCGCCAAGCGGCAGCGTGACAGAAGCGAGCATGGTGCGAACGGGTGCGAGAACGCCTTTCAGCGTGGCATGGGCCACGACCGCGAAGATAATCATCACCGCGAGCGCGCGCAGGTTGCCGGTCGCCCCCAGAACGGTGAGACGCGAGGCGCACCCCCGAGCGAGGATCATCCCTGCGCCGAAAAGGGCGCCGCCCAGTAGGATCGACAGGATCGGAAGGTCGCCGGCCATGAAACGGTGATCGCCGAAGTCGATCAGACCGGCCAGCACCGCCGCCTGCGTCCCGATCAACGCGAAGGCCAGTGCCATCGCCCAGACGCCACCCGCCTGCCGCCGGTCTTCGCCGACAAGGGCCCGGCGAAAGCAGAACCGCGTGCGTTCGGCCAGCGCGCCGAAGGCGACCCCGAGGATCACCCCGAGCCAGACCGCGGCCTGCGGGGCGGTAAGGCTTTCGAAACCAAGGCTCTCGAACATCGCGATTCCCTCCGAACGGAACATTGGTCCGGTTTGGGGCGGAAATATCGACAGATCAAGGAAAATGAATGGGTGAATAGGGGTGCCTCTCGGAACAATGTTCCGATCCGGTGGACGTGCTGAAACCCTGTCCCGACCGGGCCCGACGGACCCGAAACAAACGCCGCCGCAGGGCAGCTGCGGCGGCGATGATCGTCTTATTTGACGGGATCAGACGGCGCCCCAGATTTCCTCCGCGCAGCGCACGACAAGCTCCAGCTTCCTGCGCTGGTCGTCTTCGGTCACGTCGTTTCCGTGCTCGGTGGAGGAGAAGCCGCATTGCGGCGCGATGCCCAACTGGTTGATGTCCACGTATTTCGACGCCTCATCGAATTTCGACTTGAGCCAGTCCATACTCTCAAGCTCCGGCGTCTTGGTGGTGATGAAGCCGGGCAGAACGATCTGGTTGCCCTTGGGCAGGAGCTTCAGAGGCTCCAGCCCTCCGGCGCGGTCGGTGTCGTATTCCATGAAGAAGATGTCGACGCCGGTGGCGAAGATGCTCTCCGCCGCGAGGTCATAGGCGCCTTCGGCCGCGTGAGTCGACCGGAAGTTTCCCCGGCACATGTGCATGCCGATATACATGTCCGAGGGGCGGTCCTTGATCGCCTCGTGGAGCACCTCGCCATACTTGCGGATGAGGACATCGGGGTCGGAACCATCGGCCGCCTTGTCGGCCCGGTGCTTGGGATCGCAGAGATAGGCGAAGAAGATGTCGTCCATCTGGAGATAGCGGCAACCGGCCTCGTAGAAGGCATCGACCGCCTTGCGATAGGTGGCCACGAGATCGGTGAAGTATTCCTCTTCGTCCTCGAGATAGGCCTTGTAGCGGATGTCCGTCTTCGCGGTGCGGAAGTGGATGCAGGAGGGGCCAGGGATCGAGATTTTCGGCATGACTTTGGTATTGCGCGCCACGAAACGGAAATGATCGAGCATCGGGTGATCGTCCGGGAAGTCGAGCTTGCCGTTGATCGCCGGGAAAACCGGGGGCAGATCGACGCCCTGAAAGCCCACGAAGGAAGACCCGTCGCGGGTTTCGATGTCGAGCCCGTCGAGCATGCCCATGAAATCGTAGTGCCAGAACGTGCGCCGCGCCTCGCCATCGGTCACGGCCTTGAGCCCCACGTCCTCCTGCAGCTTGATGAGCGCGGGGATCTCGGCGTCCTCCACGGTCTTGAGGGCGGCGGCGTCGATCTCGCCCGCGAAGAACTTCTTGCGGGCGTCGATGATGGCCTGCGGACGGAGCAGCGAACCGACGTGGTCGGCGCGGAAGGGCGGTTCTTGGATGGGCATGGGATCCTCCGGAGTGGCGTGTCGCGGACCCTAGCCCTACGCCCCGTCCTCCGCAAGGATCAGGTCAGGTGTTTCGCCGCTTCCTTGCGAGCGAAGCCCTTCATTTTACTGCCATTTTTCTCAAGAAAATCATGAACGCGGCTCATGTCGTGCCTGGACAGATCGCGCAGCCACCAGGCAACGGCCTTCTGGATGAACCACTCCTGGTCGTCGACATAGCCCTCGGCCCAGCCCAGCACACGGTCGCGGATCGCCAGGTCTTCGGGCTTGGGAAAGTTCTGCTTGGTCCATGGCAGCGTGGCGACGAGCGCGGCGCGCCGGGTCCACATGCTGTCGGAAGTAGTCCAGCCCTCGACCGTGTCGATGCGCGACGGCTCGGCCACCAACCGCTTCTGGGCGGCCATCATGGCGTGGTCGGCGATGGCCCAGCTGTCCAGATCCGAAAGCCAGGACACGATGAGGTCCCAGACGGGACCGTCGCCCTTGATGCGGGCTTGCGTGAGGAGCTTGGCGGCGGCGATGCGCGCCTCGAAGATGTCCGTCTTCCACAGCGCATCGGCCAGCGCCACGCGCTCCAGGACGCTCAGGGACCGTCGCCAAGCTGTCGTGATGTCGTTCAGCGCAGGATTCGGAATGCCCAGAACCTCGCGGCTTTGCTTGTGGTAGGCGGACATGCCCTCGGCACGCCCCGGCTCGATGGCGGCGCGCAATTCGGCCAAGGCCTCGTCAAGCGTCATCGAAGATGCCCGTGTCGAAACCGTCGATGGTGGTCTGGTTTTTCTCGGCCCAATAGGCGCGGATACCGTCCTCGCCCTTGTCCTCGGCCCACTTGGTCAGTGTCTCGCGTTGGCGCGGGGCTTCGAAGAAGGGAACGGCATAGCCGCAGGAGGTCTGCACCATCTCCACCGACACGTCATAAATCTGCCGCGCGCCAATGTCGGGCGGGAACGACGCGTAAAGCTCGTCCCACGCCGGGTCCCGGGGATGCACCGTGCGGGCGGTGCCGTAGATCCGCAGGATGAGCGGTCGGGTGGTAAAGCTGCACCACATGAGCGTCATCCGGTCCACCCGTGCCAGATGCGCGGCGGTTTCATTGCCCGACCCGGTGAGGTTGAGCCAGAGGACGCGGTTCGGCCCCAGGATGCGAAGCGAGTCCATGCCCTTGGGCGAGACGTTGACGCGTCCGCTTTCGGCGGCGGTTCCGACGAAGTAGATGTGCTGGTCTTCGATGAAGCGGCGGTGCGCATCTTCGATGGTGTCGAACTGTTTGGCCATTACTCCACCGTCACGGACTTCGCGAGGTTGCGCGGCTGGTCCACGTCCGTGCCCTTGGCAATGGCCGCGTGATAGGCGAGGAGCTGCGCCGGGATCGCATAAAGGATCGGCTGGATCAGCTCGGGCGCGTCGGGCATGGTGATCGTGCGCCAGACATTCGATCCGGCCTGCGCAATCCCGCGCGCGTCGGCAATGAGCAGCACCCGGCCACCCCGTGCCATGACCTCCTGCATGTTCGAAACCGTCTTCTCGAACAGACCGTCATGGGGGGCGAGCACGACCGTGGGGGTTTCCTTGTCGACAAGCGCAATGGGGCCATGCTTGAGTTCACCCGATGCATAACCTTCGGCATGCAGGTAGCTGATTTCCTTCAGTTTCAGTGCGCCTTCCAATGCGAGCGGAAACATCTGGCCGCGCCCGAGGAACAGCACGTCATGCGCTTCGGCCACCTTGCGGGCGGCGCGGTCCAATTCGCCTTCGATGGAGATCGCGTGGGACATGAGGCCAGGCAGCTTGCGCAGGTCGGCAAGCCGTTCTGTCAGCTCCGCAGGCGCGATCTGGCCCCGGTCCGCGGCGGCCTTGAGGACCATGACCGCGAAGGTGGCGAGCATGCAGGTGAAGGCCTTGGTCGAGGCGACCGATACCTCGACGCCCGCGTGGATCGGCAGCGCCACGTCGCTTTCGCGGGCGATGGAGCTTTCCGGCGAATTGACCAGCGACACGATATGCGCGGCCCGGTCCCTGGAATAGCGCAGCGCGGCCAGCGTGTCGGCGGTCTCGCCCGACTGGCTCACGAAGACCGAGAGCGTGCCCTCGGCGAAGGGCGGCTCACGGTAGCGAAACTCGCTCGCCACATCGATATCGACGGGCAGGCGGGCGTAGTGCTCGAACCAGTATTTGGCGACCAGACCGGCGTAGTAAGCGGTGCCGCAGGCCACGATGGAAACGCGGCTGACCTTGGTGAAGTCGACGCCGGGCAGCTCCATCGTGATCCCCGTGCCGTCGCCCGAGAGATAGGCTGAAAGAACGCCGCCCACGACGGTGGGCTGTTCGGCGATTTCCTTCATCATGAAATGCTTGTAGCCCGCCTTTTCGATCCGGGTGGCATCGAGGCGGACTTCGCGCATCTCGCGGTTGGCCCGTTTGCCCGAGGCGTCATAGATCGTCGCCCCCGCGCGGGTGATCACGGCCCAGTCGCCTTCTTCCAGATAGGTGATCCGGTTCGTCAGATTGGCCAGCGCGATGGCGTCGGAGCCGACATACATCTCGCCGTCGCCATGCCCGATGGCGAGCGGGCTGTTCTTGCGCGCGGCGATCATGAGGTCCTTCTCGCCGTCGAAAAGGAAGAGAAGCGAATAGGCGCCCTCGAGCTTGCCCAAGACCTCGCGCACGGCGTCGGCGGGTTCGGCCCCGTTCTCCATGGCAAGCGCGACATAGGCCGCGACGGTCTCGGTGTCGGTCTGGCTTTCCATCACCTTGCCGGCGGCCGCGAGTTCGTCGCGCAGGCGCGCGAAGTTCTCGATGATCCCGTTGTGCACGACCGAAACCTGGCCCGCGCGATGGGGGTGCGCGTTCTCGGTGGTCACGCCGCCATGGGTGGCCCAGCGGGTGTGTCCGATACCGGCGCGACCGGGCAGCGGATCGTGGACCAGTACGTCCGACAGGTTCACGAGCTTGCCCACTGCGCGACGCCGGTCAAGCGCGCCGGCTTCATTCACGGTCGCGATGCCTGCCGAGTCGTAGCCGCGATACTCGAGTCGACGCAGCGCTTCGAGGATGATCGGGGAGACTTCGTGTTTGCCAAGGATACCGACGATGCCGCACATGGTTATTTGCCTTTCTGCTCGGCCTTCAAGGCACGGAGTTTCTCGAAGAACCGGGTCGCGAACCCGGGCTTGACCAGTTGCGGGCTGCGCCCGATGACCATGGCGCCTGCCTCGACATCGCTGGTGACGACTGTGCCGGTCGCGGTCATGGCGCCGTCGCCGATGGCGACGGGGGCGACCAGCATGGTGTTGGAACCAACGAAGACATGCGATCCGATGGTGGTGCGATGCTTGAAGACGCCGTCGTAATTGCAGGTGATCGTGCCCGCGCCGATGTTCGATGCTTCGCCGATGGTGGCATCGCCGATGTAGCTCAGGTGGTTCACCTTGGCCCCGGCGGCGATCTCGGCGTTCTTGATTTCGACGAAGTTGCCGACCTTGACGTTCTCGGCCAGTTCCGCGCCGGGACGCAGCCGGGCATAGGGGCCGATGACGGCGCCCTGGCTTACATGACAGCCTTCGAGGTGCGAAAAGGCCCGGATCCGTGCCCCGCTTTCGACGGTTACGCCGGGGCCGAAGACCACATGCGGTTCGATCACGCTGTCGCGCCCGACAAAGGTATCTGCGGCAAAGAACACGGTCTCGGGCGCGGTCAGCGTCACGCCGTTCTCGAGCGCCTCGGCCCGTTTCATCGCCTGAAGCTGCGCCTCGGCGGCGGCGAGTTCGGCGCGGGTGTTGATGCCCAGCGTTTCGCCCTCGTCGCAGGTGACGGCGGCGGCGCGCAGCCCGCGCGACCGGGCCACTGCTACCACGTCGGTGAGGTAGTATTCGCCCGAGGCATTTTCGTTGCCCACGGCGGAGATGAGGTCGAAGAGCGTCGCCGCATCGGCGGCCAGAACG harbors:
- a CDS encoding DUF3422 family protein, with translation MTLQDHKLRYALANELHARPFPTLEAPCFAVYLAIKRPEDAAARDRAADVAHLVELLDRYGTAHPKPGANHYSGEIGKYRLKWESHTEFVTYTIFGEGLGDKPFDPSMFDVFPEDWLGRAPGVRVTSALIRVETMPDERELREKVDKWFVPESVAATYVLDRAGIIAGDFRIDEGGHLRFAFFAGPECSARRIGRVVQRICEIETYKQMSMLGLARARLLQGRLGAIGDRLSGLVAGMGAEDGAAEPRLQELLQISAELERLNAESSFRFGATAAYEAIVGQRVEVLREERWDGRQTFTEFMTRRYDPAMRTVKAVERQLADIAERAIRAGDLLRTKVDVERSAQNQKLLESMDRRADLQLRLQETVEGLSVVAISYYAVSLLGYLTAPVAAALHVDKVLWTAGLVVPVVLVVWLSGRAVRKQLMHK
- a CDS encoding YeeE/YedE family protein, yielding MFESLGFESLTAPQAAVWLGVILGVAFGALAERTRFCFRRALVGEDRRQAGGVWAMALAFALIGTQAAVLAGLIDFGDHRFMAGDLPILSILLGGALFGAGMILARGCASRLTVLGATGNLRALAVMIIFAVVAHATLKGVLAPVRTMLASVTLPLGDGASLASLPGGALLWTAVLALAALALALTSGNRIGTLALAALLGLQVPAAWVGTGFVLYDDFDPIALDGLSFTAPWADGLFFTIASSAIPANFGVGLIGGTLAGALVASLAGRSFRWQSFTSPRETGRYAAGAVLMGLGGVVAGGCTIGAGLAGIPTLSVAALLTLFAIAGGALATQAVLTGSARGAAVPAE
- a CDS encoding pseudouridine synthase, translating into MSRVILFNKPFDVLSQFTDEKSPSPRPTLSAFIDVPRVYPAGRLDRDSEGLLVLTDDGRLQARIADPRNKTAKTYLAQIEGDPTNADLDPLRRGLMLKDGPTRPAVVRLIDPPPLWERDPPVRFRKSVPDRWIEITITEGRNRQVRRMTAAAGFPTLRLVRWRVGDWTLEGIAPGTWRDA
- a CDS encoding type III PLP-dependent enzyme, with the translated sequence MTYVAQGAFAPVSRLDSAVADMIVDKPTLVLDIDRVEFQYHQLAQGLGEAHIHYAVKANPTREIIERLVNIGSHFDAASRAEIELCLSQGAAPEHISFGNTVKKPADIAFAHHAGVDIFAADAVEELEKIAENAPGAQVYIRVLVENSEADWPLSRKFGCRSDMVNDLMARAVELGLRPVGLSFHVGSQTRRADMWTGVLDAVAEIWKSAREAGFDLDLLNIGGGFPAFYGEQIDGPMTYAARVMELVRARFGKVARVMAEPGRGLVAESGAIIAEVLLVSKKSDSDTHRWVYLDIGRFSGLAETEGEAIRYQFVTARDGDEFGPCVMAGPSCDSADVLYEKRPVMLPTTLKSGDRIVIRNCGAYTSSYSSVGFNGFPPLDVVVL
- a CDS encoding 5-methyltetrahydropteroyltriglutamate--homocysteine S-methyltransferase, whose amino-acid sequence is MPIQEPPFRADHVGSLLRPQAIIDARKKFFAGEIDAAALKTVEDAEIPALIKLQEDVGLKAVTDGEARRTFWHYDFMGMLDGLDIETRDGSSFVGFQGVDLPPVFPAINGKLDFPDDHPMLDHFRFVARNTKVMPKISIPGPSCIHFRTAKTDIRYKAYLEDEEEYFTDLVATYRKAVDAFYEAGCRYLQMDDIFFAYLCDPKHRADKAADGSDPDVLIRKYGEVLHEAIKDRPSDMYIGMHMCRGNFRSTHAAEGAYDLAAESIFATGVDIFFMEYDTDRAGGLEPLKLLPKGNQIVLPGFITTKTPELESMDWLKSKFDEASKYVDINQLGIAPQCGFSSTEHGNDVTEDDQRRKLELVVRCAEEIWGAV
- the glmU gene encoding bifunctional UDP-N-acetylglucosamine diphosphorylase/glucosamine-1-phosphate N-acetyltransferase GlmU, whose translation is MTHAGDASLIILAAGQGSRMNSDLPKVLHELGGQPLFAHALATGNALGPSRVVLVAGHGAEAVTKAAKSLDEEIEVVLQSEQLGTAHAVEQAREALAGVAGDVIVLYGDTPFIRPETLEAMREARSGGADVVILGFEAADPKRYGRLVMEGSDLLRIVEYKDATEDERAITLCNSGVLAADAATLFDLISAVGNENASGEYYLTDVVAVARSRGLRAAAVTCDEGETLGINTRAELAAAEAQLQAMKRAEALENGVTLTAPETVFFAADTFVGRDSVIEPHVVFGPGVTVESGARIRAFSHLEGCHVSQGAVIGPYARLRPGAELAENVKVGNFVEIKNAEIAAGAKVNHLSYIGDATIGEASNIGAGTITCNYDGVFKHRTTIGSHVFVGSNTMLVAPVAIGDGAMTATGTVVTSDVEAGAMVIGRSPQLVKPGFATRFFEKLRALKAEQKGK
- a CDS encoding DNA alkylation repair protein, whose protein sequence is MTLDEALAELRAAIEPGRAEGMSAYHKQSREVLGIPNPALNDITTAWRRSLSVLERVALADALWKTDIFEARIAAAKLLTQARIKGDGPVWDLIVSWLSDLDSWAIADHAMMAAQKRLVAEPSRIDTVEGWTTSDSMWTRRAALVATLPWTKQNFPKPEDLAIRDRVLGWAEGYVDDQEWFIQKAVAWWLRDLSRHDMSRVHDFLEKNGSKMKGFARKEAAKHLT
- a CDS encoding pyridoxamine 5'-phosphate oxidase family protein, which codes for MAKQFDTIEDAHRRFIEDQHIYFVGTAAESGRVNVSPKGMDSLRILGPNRVLWLNLTGSGNETAAHLARVDRMTLMWCSFTTRPLILRIYGTARTVHPRDPAWDELYASFPPDIGARQIYDVSVEMVQTSCGYAVPFFEAPRQRETLTKWAEDKGEDGIRAYWAEKNQTTIDGFDTGIFDDA
- the glmS gene encoding glutamine--fructose-6-phosphate transaminase (isomerizing) — protein: MCGIVGILGKHEVSPIILEALRRLEYRGYDSAGIATVNEAGALDRRRAVGKLVNLSDVLVHDPLPGRAGIGHTRWATHGGVTTENAHPHRAGQVSVVHNGIIENFARLRDELAAAGKVMESQTDTETVAAYVALAMENGAEPADAVREVLGKLEGAYSLLFLFDGEKDLMIAARKNSPLAIGHGDGEMYVGSDAIALANLTNRITYLEEGDWAVITRAGATIYDASGKRANREMREVRLDATRIEKAGYKHFMMKEIAEQPTVVGGVLSAYLSGDGTGITMELPGVDFTKVSRVSIVACGTAYYAGLVAKYWFEHYARLPVDIDVASEFRYREPPFAEGTLSVFVSQSGETADTLAALRYSRDRAAHIVSLVNSPESSIARESDVALPIHAGVEVSVASTKAFTCMLATFAVMVLKAAADRGQIAPAELTERLADLRKLPGLMSHAISIEGELDRAARKVAEAHDVLFLGRGQMFPLALEGALKLKEISYLHAEGYASGELKHGPIALVDKETPTVVLAPHDGLFEKTVSNMQEVMARGGRVLLIADARGIAQAGSNVWRTITMPDAPELIQPILYAIPAQLLAYHAAIAKGTDVDQPRNLAKSVTVE